The genome window GTTCCCGTTCCCGTAGTCAGTTTAGAGAAAATCCCTAACCTGGTGAAGGCAGATGGTGCCAATGTTAAAATGAACTCTACAACCACTACCACCATCACAACATCGTCATGTTCGTCATCTGCCATACCTACTCCAACCTTGGTTAAATCTGCTTTGACATCTAAATCAGTGCCACCATCACCAGAAAAGATTCTGAATGGCAAAGGAGTCCTAGCGCCATCAATAGACAAGAAGCACCAGAATGGCACTAAAAATAGTAACAAGCCTTACAAGAGACTTTCAGGTAAGCAGCTGTCGCAACATGACTCTGAATGAGATCCTTTCCTTCTTTGTTTAGTAGTCTCCAGTAGCTAATCAGTTCAGTGTATCGCCATACTGGTTAGTTATTGTCCTCCTTAACTAGGCAGTGAGGACAAGAACTGTGTCTCATCGTAAGAGCTTGAAGTATAAGATGATCAGAACTGGTTTACCATTTCCTTCTTCACATTACTAATCAGTTTTAGCTGAAGCATCACTGCAGTTATCTATGAAAAATCTTTTTCCACACTATAAGAGATTTTATACATGCACAAGACTACAATAATCAAGGTCTAGATTATTTTACTCAGAGTGAACAGCAGTATACGCAGGTAAATGTACCAGTATCTTAAACTAGATATGATTGAATAAGGGGTTGCCACAGTGCAGAAATTTTCCAGTTGGTCAGCTACAGATGGGAACTTGTTGCAGGTCCTTATTAAACTTCTTTAAGTTCCAGAAGTGTAGATAATAATAACCTGATAGTAATTCTGCTACTGCATCTTCCACTCCTTAAAACAGGGACCCCCAACATTTTGAACACCACCctaaaatggctaccatgggggggggggggagggggggggccaaACCCAAAATGACTGTCTCAGGATGCAGAGCCAACACAATACCTCACTTCTCCTGGGAAACAGGAAATCCTGAAGGGGGTATAGAATCACACAATCAGGAAAGCCCAGTTGCGTACCAGTCCTCCTCACCCTCCAGTGGAaaactttcatttgaatgagggaaGCCAATAACCAGCCTTGCCTTACAATGGCCACATCCATTTCCAGAAGAGCTCAGCGAGCACCAAAGGACATACTGGCAGATGCTATGGGGAACCCTGCTTTAGCACATTCTCACTATGAGGTAGGATAACCTTTCCAAAAGAAGGTACAATACTTTTAGGTTTCTGTTCTGATCGGCAACCTTACTGCATCTTCAATTTCATTCACAGGATTGTATCATAGTAATCTGTGTTCaccatatttattttatacagaaagagagTTTGACCCAAATAAACACTGTGGAGTATTGGATCCTGAGACAAAGAAGCCCTGCACAAGATCACTCACTTGCAAGGTAGTTTTAGTTCTTTTCTGAAATAGATTATGCTAGCCGAAttcgattaaaaaaaaaaactaatgtgAGTTGAAGTAGCTATTCTTTTGCTTTTACAAGAGTGCTTGTTGTGATTCTCGCCTAATTGTTTAGTTGTAGTATCCACATTTACAGGCTGGGGAAGGGACTgaagctgcctccccctcccgaTGAGCTCATGAATGAGCTGAAATTCAAAGTCGCATTCTCTGTTCATTGCTAATGCTTAGCAGTTAAGAGCAACACCTTTCAAGCTGCGGATATTGCTGTGTGAAATATTACTAAAATGATGACTCTAGAAGAGCAATGCTAGTAAAACATAAATGGCAGGCTTCTCTTTTGGTCCTGTGGCTAGCAGTTCAGGACTAATTTCAGTCATATGATAGTGTTGTTATAGTTAATGGGCCACACTTTGTGGGGTACCATCCTCTGCTAAATCATTTCTTCTTCAGAGGTTTACGTTCAATGTGGGAAGAGAGGATGAGGCATATAGGTGCACCTGAACAGGTTGTCAGCTATGataataaattaaacatttttcttcagtGAAATATGGcctttctgaggctgttgctTAGTGAATTATGAAGAACATGCTGGGCACAGTGATTCCTCGCCCAACTGGTTTACAAGTCATGGGAGACCTATGCTCCACTTTAAGTGACTAGAGCACTGGAATGCCCTTCTTTATAACAAgcagcataaataaaatattggttCATTATGGGAAAGTATTGATAGAGATGTTACATCTCTATCCATATTGGACATGTGCCATCCTCTGCTaacataaaaaacaaaacttcCTTGCTGCTCTCAGGGGGAAAGAACCCCATTAAAAGTTTGTTTCATAGCAAGGTGAGTATTGTTAGTACTTGCTTACAATCTATCTATGCAGCAGTTTAACTGAATTTATTCTGCACAGATAATGatatatattacaattatttgCTTAGTCTGTGCTCTCACTGTGAATTAAGGTGGATCGCACATTAAGCACTGCAATGAAAAGTACAAAACATACAATGCAGTACATAACAAAACATGCAAATTAAACTTGATTATGAAATTAGCAGCTACAGACTCAAAAAGTGTTGCATGCACAGTAAGGTAGTATAATACAAACAAGTAATGCAACAGAGCAAATAAACTGTacaagaaacaaaacaataaaaactacTGCAGGTTTGCCAGTCTTCTCCAATTGAAGGGCACGTTCAACATGTTCTAGGAATACAATTAGTGGAATATGTGGTTCTTTAGAAAACAATGTGAACAATTCCAGGTAAGTAACCATGTTAGTTTGAACCAACAAAATATAATGgaagtccagcagcatcttaaagactaacaaatgtTTATTCCAGTATAAGCTTCTATCTGTAAGAACTTCCTTCATTGGATGCACTTCTGACTGCTAAATCCCCATTTGATGTAAGGATACAGTTTTCATGGCAAGTATTCTTATCACAAAATTAGTTTTATTAAACAGTTCTGACACTAGTGATGTGTAGCTGTTAAAGTGTTGAACTGGCATCTTGGAgaccactctaccatggaagcttgctgggccagtcacatactctcagcctaacctacctcgcaaggttgttgtaaagataaggTAAAAATGGGAGAATGTtgaaagccattttgggtccccctTGGGGAGAATAGTACTATAAATAAGtaggcaaataatttttttttaatgatagggCTGACTTATTAGCCagtatgaaataaataatagaatGACAGTTTTCTATTGTCatggcaaaaaatattttaagtggcATTTTGTTTAGctcttaaattattttttaaatcagaaaatgAATAATGATTcttatatgtacacacacatactaACACTATAAACAACCTGTTTTTAAGACTCATTCACTGAATCATCGGCGAGCAGTTCCAGGCCGCAAGAAACAGTTTGACATTCTTCTAGCAGAACACAAAGCCCGATCCCGGGAAAAAGAAGTAGCAAAAGATAAGGAACATCCACAGTCTGTAAGGGAAACACATCAGAGCCAACCTGTACCAGCACAAGACCTTCTATCAGGAGCTTCAGTAAACTCTGGGCAAGAACCCAAAGGAACATCACCTGCAAAATCCAGACCGCCCAATTCAGTATTTCCTAGGTAAGTAGTCTGTCCAAACACAGGGTTCTGGAATGCCAGGAGGGCAGGCAAACACACCTGGAGTTTTAGCTGATGTTCTTTTTTGCATTCTGCCTGAGCAAATGTTAGAATGTCAAGTGAGGGCATAAAATAATGCAGCTTGGAAACGGAGGGTATCCAAATTGGGTAGATgattgcacagctgcaaagagacTTCCTAGATCCAGACTCTCTCCTTCATTACTAGAAAGCAGAGTGGGATTGAAACTTTCTGCCTCCAGTCTCCTCCAGCACCTCACTGAGCAacttgaaatgctgctcctggaggaatggggagggggattttaagGAGCCAAAtgggctgtggtgggggaggTAATAAGAACAGTTCTGTTCCATTGGTCAAATGGTATTCTGTAAACATATATTGTTTGTATCCTGTCTGTTTGCTCTATGTATTAAAAATACCTGTAGTATGTCAGGattctgctgtgaggagagcagTAGTGCAGGTGTTATTCAAATAGACAGCCTCAAGCTTACCTCCAAGGTGACtaagcttgctactctcccaatgtgggactgcacagaatacCCGCAAAGATGAAATATAGcgctgcacttacctgtaactgtggTTCATCGAGTGAGTTTCTGGTCAGGCACACATCTCTCTCTCCTATCCTGCCGTGGGTTATAATTGGACTACTGCACTGCCTGGTCTCTATTCATACCTCTCTGGCTGCTGCGGTGGTAGAAGAACTGAGTGAAAGGCATTCCTCCACCTCCTGTCATGTGACTGTTTGGGCAGGAAAGTTCCCACCTAAACAggtagggagggggagtgagtgctCCTTACAGAAATAGTTGAAGGAGAAAAAGCTTTCTACTCAATCTGAGGCTGGCATGCACATGCACAGTTCCAGTGTGCAAAGAAACCCACACCAGTTTCAGGTAGGTGCAACACtgtatttctggagaaaatgagctTGGATATAGAGGATTCTTTGACCACCAGATATCCTGCTCAGACCAGTTACTGGATAGGATCCTTAGGCTTTTTCTGTCTTTGGCTCACTCTCACTAGGGAGGAAGTCTCTTTcaactcagtgggacttgctcTTAAGTAAGcatgtgtaggattgcactgtaaacctcTGAGCTTGGGAAGCTACTTATAGAGCCTCACATTGTTGTTGATAATGCAACTTACCTTTAAAAACTCTTCTTTTAGACCCTCTTCAAATAACATAAATAGTACAAGTTCTTCAAACCACAGTGGGTATCCACAGGAACTGCCTTTGCCTTCCATGATGGGAGACTTGCCTAGTCGATTATCCAGTGATGAAGGGGAAGTGGATGGAtctgaagaagctgaaaaattagACTGCCACTATTCTGAACACCATCCAAGACCTCTTGGGGTatgtctctttcttcctttctctttagtAAGAGACCTTTATGACCAGCTATGTGTGTCCTTGTGGAGAAAAAGGGATCTTATTGTCAAAGCTTGAGTACTGTGCAATAGCATCCCTCACAGACAAGCAGCTTTGTTCAAAAGGTAGAGAAGGGGATAAATGAAAATATAACAGTCTGGTAACttgccaaagtaaaaaaaaagattttgaggTGGAATTTCTGTTGTTCCGcatcaaaaaaagttttaaaggaCTCTAAGCCAACAATGTGGACTGAAAAGTAACTGAATAAATTAATGATAACTGGTGATTTTAATTTGAAACAGGTTATTGATGGAAAATAAATCTTTACTTACAGATCCAAATAGACCTCTTCCCTGAGAATGGAACTTCCATGCCTCCCTgatgcagcctcccaaaaataatccctgagagcagtggtgggattcaaataatttaacaaccgattctggtggtgggattcaaataatttaacaactggttgtttacaagcaccgttttaactaccagttctgccgaagcagtgcgaacttgctgaatcccaccactgcctgagagGTTATTGGGCATAGTTGCATACTGTGTGCCATTTCCCTGCAGTAAGCACAGAAGCAGCTGTTGAACCCTCCTGGGATGGGGCAGCTAAACTAAACTATACAACACTGAAGTGTGACTCCTCATGCCTCAGCTGGTAGGTAGTCTATCATATGTCCCTTTCACGACCCAGTCAGCTGGAGACCAAGGGACGGGTCAATGACCCTCCTAGGAATAAGATCAAGACAGTCACTTTTGCAGTGTAGCACATTTACATGGTGAGTTTCAGAAACCAATTAATTTGGCAGCTGTAGCCAGTGAAGGTCAAAGTACTGGTTTCAgacacaaaatataattaaagtgatttattaaaactgtgcaaaaataaaaaagcagtggGCAGTGAGGATAAAATATCAAAGCTAATTTTAAATAACTAAAAGGTGAGGTTGGTCCCCTGTGTAAGCaccccaggtcattactgatcagtggggtgacatcacatcacgacaTTTACTAGGAAAACATTTGTTCATGAGATGATTTgcactgccttcctcagtcatctatactttaccccacTTTACCTATAAACAGGTGTTTCTTCCTGCATTCCATGTAGAGAAAAATCCCTGTGTGTCGGTAGACACTGATAAAATTGCTTAAAGAATGAAACCAAATGCTTAGGTACATGATAGAAGCCATTGTGTAATTATTTTCAGCTAGTTCAGGTAAATGACTGCCTGTTCAGAATTATTTTAGCAATTCTAAATTCTTGTAATATGTTAATCAAGAATGTTACTATAGATTCTACTGATTGAaataattttacttttttcttaACCTATTTAGTTTTGTTCATTTGGAAGTCATCTGATGGGAAGAGGGTACTATGTATTTGATAGAAGATGGGATCGTTTTCGACTTGCGCTAAATTCTATGGTAGAAAAGCACTTGAATTCACAAATGTGGAAGTAAGTGAATGGTTTATGCTTTCTGGGTCTGTCTCCTGCATTTCTCATTTCTTGCCATTGTGAACAACACTGATGAAATTGTGCAAAGAAAAACGTGCTCTAATAACGTAATGGTAATATGTCAGTGCCAGCAGCTCAGAAATAAGCACACTGATTGAATAGTCATTATAATTGTGTTGTGAAGCAAAGTTGTGTTCAGTCCTTCTccattctacccccccccctgcccccaccaaacAAGGTAAGTAGAATACCAAATCCTAGGACCTTTCACCTGTACTTTACAAATGGAAGCTGTATCTACTCAGGTGTTGTAATGGGTACTTCACTGGAAGCATTACCTCATTGAATGATGGCAGTGAAGAAGGCTAATTCTGTGTTGAGAACTATGCAGAAACTAGATCAAAATAAAATCGTCAATATTGTTGTGTCACCCTGAGGCACAGTTGCCATGTAGAGTAGTTCTTATGCCTTCTCAGAAAAGAGataagaaaatgcagaaaagacTAAGCAAATAGATCAAAGAGTTTCCCAGATAAGAAAAAGACTAGAGCCTTTGggtttgttcagaaacaaaaatTTCAGTTTGGCCTAGTTAGGAACTGGTGAAGCCCGGAGCATGGtttggggaaaccaaaaggaaaTGTAAGTGGATATGGGATGCGTACACTGacgtagtggcataggaggttaagagctcgtatatctaatctggaggaaccgggtttgattcccagctctgccacttgagctatggaggcttatctggggaatttagattagcctgtacatgcccacacatgccagctgggtgaccttgggctagtcacagcttctcagagctctctcagccccacctacctcacagggtgtttgttttgaggggggaagggcaaggagattgtaagcccctttgagtctcctgcaggagagaaggggggggatataaatccaaactcttcttcttcttctttaatatctCCACACATTATTCCttttcacatgttacagtgagtACTGGTACATCCTTTCTATTCCTGTGGGTATCTGTTAGTAACGAACAATAATGTGGATACCCACTGTGGTTTGAAGAACGAACAATATGTGCTCACTCCAAATGAAAGTGGGGACCAGTATCTGagtaaatgtggggtttaaatcaTATAGTCTTCTATATGTGCATTGAATAAAACGTGAGAGTTACACAATAAAGAAAATTAAGTTTGTACTGTACACAGATTGTGCATGTGTTCACCTAACAGGAGCATGGCTATGATCTGTATAGGTGCTTATGTGTAGTAGAAAATAATAGGGAAATTATACTATGTGGGCCTTCTTGGTGCAGGGGGAAAGTGCTTCCCACTTGACTGGATTTTGTCTAGGATTGGGATAGTAGTTGTACAGCTGTGTATTTGTCCTACTGATCACCTCTGTTTAGAAGCAGACTGATTTTATTTTATCTCAACTTGGATAGAACCTGCATAGAAGATAGAATTTACATAGATTTCAGCATTTATTGTTATAGTTGTAAGACTCTGGGAGAAAATACAGAACTTATTAAACAGATTGGAAATGTTATCCTCGGGGGAAACTGAGAGGtttatttttggcttttttgtagttaggtttttaattttattgttcaGCACCTCTAGAAAGGTTGTTCTTTACTGAATGACATTTGGCAGAAGAAATGTGTATGATGTTGGAACAAAAGATCTCTGACCCCtcaatgtgtgtgtattttgttttAGGAAAATCCCTCCTGCAGTCGATAGCCCTGTGCCCTCTCCAGCAGCACATATCACAACCTCTTTTCCAGCATCAGTTTTGCAGCCTTTCAGCAATTCCAGTGCAGTGTATATTCCTTCAGTCCCAGTGAGCTCAAGAATCCCTTCTTCCTACATAATGACTTCGGCCATGgtatccaatgcaacttttgtgACGTCTGATACGAATTCTATTACGTCACACACCACTGCTTTCCCCCACGtaactgccagtctgagtatcCTTGACTCAGCATTTAAGACTCCGTCAACCGTGTCACCAGTGCCAGCAGTCGTTCCTTCCCCGTCCCACAAGCCATCCAAAACGAAAGCCAGCAAATCTTCAAAAGTCAAAGATCTGTCATGCCGCAGCGACGAATCttcaagaaacaaaaagaaaaagccgCCGTCTTCTTCCTCCACAGTATCCTTGCAGAATTCCTCTTCCTTGTCTTCGTTTTCAGGGTCCCATAAAAAGAACTGTATCTTGAACCCAAGTTCGAATTTGAACTCTTATCAGGCCACATCTTCTTATAACAGTATGTCTGTGCACAGCACAAACAATGGAACAACCCCACTCAGTGCCAAACTGGAGCCCTCAGGACGGACTTCATTATCAAGTAGTTCAACAGACTCAGTGAAACATATGAGCATTGTTGTAAGCAGTATCGACTCCTCTGGTTTGTCTGTACCTTCCCTTGTTCATCATTCTGGGGACCACTCCCTGGCAGCACACAATGCGGTGTCTTCTCTGCCCCTTTGTTTTGACAAATCAGAAGGGAAAAAACGTAAAAACTCTAGTTCTAGTAACAAAGCCTGTAAAATCACTAAATTGCCTGGTATGAATAGTGTTCACAAAAAGAACACCGCCAATCTTATTTCTACGGTGCCAGATAATCCAAACAGCTCCATCTCTCGGCAGGTAAGGAATTCCTCCACGTCTTTCAACAAGTCAGATGTTATTTTCTGGAAGCAAACTGGGGCAAAACAATTTGCCCAGGTTCATTAGTCTGTGTATTGTTAGACGTAATTTGAATACTggagctcctgtggcagcacattatCTTTGTTTCGTTCAGACGTGTTCTCTTCAAGTTCGGGGAAACTGCTGTGGTAACTTTTTGCAGAAAAATAGCTGTGCAAAGCGCTGATTGGCTTGTCCCCGTGTAATCATGAACCAGTCTTTACCCTTCTCCTACTTCTGTAtactttttttactttaaaaaaacccatttccaTTTTCGATAGAAATTTATTTGCTGCCTTGTTTTATTTTAAGTGGGCAAATGTAAAagctgcaggttttttttttaaaaaagacagcttAACAGAAGTGTGGTATGTCCATGAAAGAAATGAACATTAACTCAGTAACGTTTGTAatttcagactggcagcaattcATTTAG of Sphaerodactylus townsendi isolate TG3544 linkage group LG06, MPM_Stown_v2.3, whole genome shotgun sequence contains these proteins:
- the ATXN7L1 gene encoding ataxin-7-like protein 1 isoform X2, with translation MAALERPVPSPEAFLGQPWAAWVREAALPHAHCTAPPHSVELEETGKEGGKSREVMRLNKEERRHSSMCKPSPSPASPSCNSRASLVQMKPKSCIGGHNPVSNNSKPFRTPKDNLLTSNSKQHMVFSSKVSRDKPCVPVPVVSLEKIPNLVKADGANVKMNSTTTTTITTSSCSSSAIPTPTLVKSALTSKSVPPSPEKILNGKGVLAPSIDKKHQNGTKNSNKPYKRLSEREFDPNKHCGVLDPETKKPCTRSLTCKTHSLNHRRAVPGRKKQFDILLAEHKARSREKEVAKDKEHPQSVRETHQSQPVPAQDLLSGASVNSGQEPKGTSPAKSRPPNSVFPRPSSNNINSTSSSNHSGYPQELPLPSMMGDLPSRLSSDEGEVDGSEEAEKLDCHYSEHHPRPLGFCSFGSHLMGRGYYVFDRRWDRFRLALNSMVEKHLNSQMWKKIPPAVDSPVPSPAAHITTSFPASVLQPFSNSSAVYIPSVPVSSRIPSSYIMTSAMVSNATFVTSDTNSITSHTTAFPHVTASLSILDSAFKTPSTVSPVPAVVPSPSHKPSKTKASKSSKVKDLSCRSDESSRNKKKKPPSSSSTVSLQNSSSLSSFSGSHKKNCILNPSSNLNSYQATSSYNSMSVHSTNNGTTPLSAKLEPSGRTSLSSSSTDSVKHMSIVVSSIDSSGLSVPSLVHHSGDHSLAAHNAVSSLPLCFDKSEGKKRKNSSSSNKACKITKLPGMNSVHKKNTANLISTVPDNPNSSISRQIGKNSSVALSQSSPSSAANPVHNKQKTLNRTGRIRTLP
- the ATXN7L1 gene encoding ataxin-7-like protein 1 isoform X1, whose protein sequence is MAALERPVPSPEAFLGQPWAAWVREAALPHAHCTAPPHSVELEETGKEGGKSREVMRLNKEDMHLFGHYPAHDDFYLVVCNICNQVVKPQVFQSHCERRHSSMCKPSPSPASPSCNSRASLVQMKPKSCIGGHNPVSNNSKPFRTPKDNLLTSNSKQHMVFSSKVSRDKPCVPVPVVSLEKIPNLVKADGANVKMNSTTTTTITTSSCSSSAIPTPTLVKSALTSKSVPPSPEKILNGKGVLAPSIDKKHQNGTKNSNKPYKRLSEREFDPNKHCGVLDPETKKPCTRSLTCKTHSLNHRRAVPGRKKQFDILLAEHKARSREKEVAKDKEHPQSVRETHQSQPVPAQDLLSGASVNSGQEPKGTSPAKSRPPNSVFPRPSSNNINSTSSSNHSGYPQELPLPSMMGDLPSRLSSDEGEVDGSEEAEKLDCHYSEHHPRPLGFCSFGSHLMGRGYYVFDRRWDRFRLALNSMVEKHLNSQMWKKIPPAVDSPVPSPAAHITTSFPASVLQPFSNSSAVYIPSVPVSSRIPSSYIMTSAMVSNATFVTSDTNSITSHTTAFPHVTASLSILDSAFKTPSTVSPVPAVVPSPSHKPSKTKASKSSKVKDLSCRSDESSRNKKKKPPSSSSTVSLQNSSSLSSFSGSHKKNCILNPSSNLNSYQATSSYNSMSVHSTNNGTTPLSAKLEPSGRTSLSSSSTDSVKHMSIVVSSIDSSGLSVPSLVHHSGDHSLAAHNAVSSLPLCFDKSEGKKRKNSSSSNKACKITKLPGMNSVHKKNTANLISTVPDNPNSSISRQIGKNSSVALSQSSPSSAANPVHNKQKTLNRTGRIRTLP
- the ATXN7L1 gene encoding ataxin-7-like protein 1 isoform X3, producing MHLFGHYPAHDDFYLVVCNICNQVVKPQVFQSHCERRHSSMCKPSPSPASPSCNSRASLVQMKPKSCIGGHNPVSNNSKPFRTPKDNLLTSNSKQHMVFSSKVSRDKPCVPVPVVSLEKIPNLVKADGANVKMNSTTTTTITTSSCSSSAIPTPTLVKSALTSKSVPPSPEKILNGKGVLAPSIDKKHQNGTKNSNKPYKRLSEREFDPNKHCGVLDPETKKPCTRSLTCKTHSLNHRRAVPGRKKQFDILLAEHKARSREKEVAKDKEHPQSVRETHQSQPVPAQDLLSGASVNSGQEPKGTSPAKSRPPNSVFPRPSSNNINSTSSSNHSGYPQELPLPSMMGDLPSRLSSDEGEVDGSEEAEKLDCHYSEHHPRPLGFCSFGSHLMGRGYYVFDRRWDRFRLALNSMVEKHLNSQMWKKIPPAVDSPVPSPAAHITTSFPASVLQPFSNSSAVYIPSVPVSSRIPSSYIMTSAMVSNATFVTSDTNSITSHTTAFPHVTASLSILDSAFKTPSTVSPVPAVVPSPSHKPSKTKASKSSKVKDLSCRSDESSRNKKKKPPSSSSTVSLQNSSSLSSFSGSHKKNCILNPSSNLNSYQATSSYNSMSVHSTNNGTTPLSAKLEPSGRTSLSSSSTDSVKHMSIVVSSIDSSGLSVPSLVHHSGDHSLAAHNAVSSLPLCFDKSEGKKRKNSSSSNKACKITKLPGMNSVHKKNTANLISTVPDNPNSSISRQIGKNSSVALSQSSPSSAANPVHNKQKTLNRTGRIRTLP
- the ATXN7L1 gene encoding ataxin-7-like protein 1 isoform X4, producing MCKPSPSPASPSCNSRASLVQMKPKSCIGGHNPVSNNSKPFRTPKDNLLTSNSKQHMVFSSKVSRDKPCVPVPVVSLEKIPNLVKADGANVKMNSTTTTTITTSSCSSSAIPTPTLVKSALTSKSVPPSPEKILNGKGVLAPSIDKKHQNGTKNSNKPYKRLSEREFDPNKHCGVLDPETKKPCTRSLTCKTHSLNHRRAVPGRKKQFDILLAEHKARSREKEVAKDKEHPQSVRETHQSQPVPAQDLLSGASVNSGQEPKGTSPAKSRPPNSVFPRPSSNNINSTSSSNHSGYPQELPLPSMMGDLPSRLSSDEGEVDGSEEAEKLDCHYSEHHPRPLGFCSFGSHLMGRGYYVFDRRWDRFRLALNSMVEKHLNSQMWKKIPPAVDSPVPSPAAHITTSFPASVLQPFSNSSAVYIPSVPVSSRIPSSYIMTSAMVSNATFVTSDTNSITSHTTAFPHVTASLSILDSAFKTPSTVSPVPAVVPSPSHKPSKTKASKSSKVKDLSCRSDESSRNKKKKPPSSSSTVSLQNSSSLSSFSGSHKKNCILNPSSNLNSYQATSSYNSMSVHSTNNGTTPLSAKLEPSGRTSLSSSSTDSVKHMSIVVSSIDSSGLSVPSLVHHSGDHSLAAHNAVSSLPLCFDKSEGKKRKNSSSSNKACKITKLPGMNSVHKKNTANLISTVPDNPNSSISRQIGKNSSVALSQSSPSSAANPVHNKQKTLNRTGRIRTLP